A region from the Paenarthrobacter aurescens genome encodes:
- a CDS encoding FAD-dependent oxidoreductase encodes MSNSAATTPNRPLRVAIVGAGPAGVYAADILTKSNEVKDGHVEVSIDLFEAYPAPYGLIRYGVAPDHPRIKGIVNALHKVLDRGDIRFLGNVTYGRDLTLHDFRAFYDAVIFSTGAIKDADLNIPGVELEGSFGGADFVSWYDGHPDVSRDWPLDAREIAVIGNGNVALDVARMLVKHPEELLVTEIPDNVYAGLKKSPVTDVHVFGRRGPAQVKFTPLELRELSHCKDVDIVLYPEDFEFDEASDEAIKTNNQIKTMVNTMTNWLVEEHAESEQPSSRRLHLHFLHSPVEILDSAETPGKASGIKFERMQLDGTGNVKGTGEFIEYPVQSVYRAIGYHGSPLEELEYDARRGVIPNDGGRVLGADGEPVPGIYATGWIKRGPVGLIGHTKGDALETIGFLLEDRLNLPPAENPDPQAIIDLLEERGIEYTTWEGWNRLDAHEAALGAAWTSAQTSGDGTAVEGDGVVRERIKVVPREEMIRISRG; translated from the coding sequence GTGTCCAACTCAGCCGCAACAACCCCCAATCGTCCGCTTCGCGTTGCCATTGTTGGTGCGGGACCTGCAGGCGTTTATGCCGCGGACATTCTGACTAAATCCAATGAGGTCAAAGACGGGCATGTGGAGGTCAGCATTGATCTCTTCGAGGCATATCCGGCACCGTACGGCCTGATCCGCTACGGGGTGGCCCCCGATCACCCGCGCATCAAGGGAATCGTCAATGCCCTGCACAAGGTTTTGGACCGCGGTGATATCAGGTTCCTTGGCAACGTGACCTACGGCCGGGATCTCACGCTCCATGATTTCCGTGCGTTCTACGACGCCGTGATCTTCTCCACCGGTGCCATCAAGGACGCAGACCTGAACATTCCGGGCGTCGAGCTGGAGGGCTCCTTCGGCGGGGCTGACTTCGTGTCCTGGTACGACGGACACCCGGACGTGTCCCGCGACTGGCCGCTTGATGCCAGGGAAATCGCCGTGATCGGCAACGGCAACGTCGCCCTGGATGTGGCCCGGATGCTGGTCAAACACCCGGAGGAACTCCTGGTCACGGAGATCCCGGACAACGTGTATGCCGGGCTCAAGAAGTCACCGGTCACCGACGTCCATGTTTTCGGCCGCCGTGGCCCGGCGCAGGTGAAGTTCACTCCGTTGGAGTTGCGCGAACTGTCCCACTGTAAAGATGTGGACATTGTCCTGTACCCGGAGGACTTCGAATTCGACGAAGCCTCGGATGAAGCCATCAAAACCAACAACCAGATCAAGACCATGGTCAACACTATGACCAACTGGCTGGTGGAGGAGCATGCAGAATCGGAGCAGCCTTCCTCACGCCGCCTGCACTTGCACTTCCTGCACAGCCCGGTGGAGATTCTTGACTCAGCTGAGACGCCCGGAAAGGCCTCCGGCATCAAGTTCGAACGAATGCAGCTGGACGGAACAGGCAACGTCAAGGGCACTGGAGAGTTCATCGAGTACCCGGTCCAATCGGTTTACCGGGCAATCGGCTATCACGGTTCGCCGCTGGAGGAGCTGGAGTACGACGCCCGCCGTGGCGTCATACCGAACGACGGCGGTCGCGTCCTGGGTGCCGACGGCGAACCGGTGCCGGGAATCTACGCCACGGGTTGGATCAAGCGCGGGCCTGTCGGTTTGATCGGGCACACCAAGGGCGATGCTTTGGAGACCATTGGCTTCCTTTTGGAGGACAGGCTGAACCTGCCACCGGCGGAGAACCCGGATCCGCAGGCCATCATCGACCTCCTTGAGGAACGTGGAATCGAGTACACCACGTGGGAGGGTTGGAACAGGCTCGATGCCCACGAAGCCGCCCTCGGTGCGGCATGGACTTCCGCCCAAACGTCCGGTGACGGCACCGCCGTCGAGGGTGATGGTGTGGTCCGCGAGCGCATCAAGGTTGTTCCGCGGGAGGAAATGATCCGGATCTCCCGCGGCTAA
- the gabT gene encoding 4-aminobutyrate--2-oxoglutarate transaminase produces the protein MTTTANELSYRIEQKRNINGAFPGPKSQALAERRSAVVAAGVASGVPVYVEDADGGIIRDVDGNSFIDLGSGIAVTSVGASDPAVVAAVQEAAAHFTHTCFMVTPYEGYVAVAEQLNRLTPGDHAKRTVLFNSGAEAVENAVKVARLATGRDAVVAFDHAYHGRTNLTMALTAKAMPYKTNFGPFAPEVYRMPMSYPFREENPEITGAEAAKRAITMIEKQIGGDQVAAIIIEPIQGEGGFIVPAEGFLPALSAWAKEKGIVFIADEVQSGFCRTGEWFAVDHEGVVPDIITMAKGIAGGLPLSAITGRADLLDAVHPGGLGGTYGGNPVACAAALAAIDTMEQHNLNGRARHIEELAVGKLRELAGEVSVVGDIRGRGAMLAIELVQSGSKEPNAELTKAVAAACLKEGVIILTCGTYGNVIRLLPPLVISDELLIDGLEVLAAAIKAHA, from the coding sequence ATGACTACAACCGCGAACGAACTCTCGTACCGCATCGAGCAGAAGCGCAACATCAACGGCGCCTTCCCCGGCCCCAAGTCGCAGGCACTGGCCGAGCGCCGCTCCGCCGTCGTTGCTGCCGGCGTTGCCTCGGGCGTGCCCGTTTACGTTGAAGACGCCGACGGCGGCATCATCCGCGACGTTGACGGCAACTCCTTCATCGACCTCGGCTCCGGCATCGCCGTGACAAGCGTCGGCGCGTCCGACCCCGCCGTCGTTGCCGCTGTCCAGGAAGCTGCCGCGCACTTCACGCACACCTGCTTCATGGTCACCCCCTACGAGGGCTACGTTGCAGTTGCCGAGCAGCTGAACCGCCTCACCCCGGGCGACCACGCCAAGCGCACCGTACTCTTCAACTCCGGTGCCGAAGCTGTGGAGAACGCCGTCAAGGTTGCACGCCTGGCAACCGGCCGCGACGCCGTCGTAGCTTTTGACCACGCATACCACGGCCGCACCAACCTGACCATGGCACTGACTGCCAAGGCCATGCCGTACAAGACCAACTTCGGCCCGTTCGCGCCCGAGGTCTACCGCATGCCCATGAGCTACCCGTTCCGTGAAGAGAACCCGGAAATCACCGGTGCCGAGGCCGCGAAGCGCGCCATCACCATGATCGAGAAGCAGATCGGTGGCGACCAGGTTGCCGCGATCATCATCGAACCCATCCAGGGCGAAGGTGGCTTCATTGTTCCGGCCGAAGGCTTCCTCCCGGCACTGTCCGCATGGGCCAAGGAAAAGGGCATCGTCTTCATCGCTGACGAGGTCCAGTCCGGCTTCTGCCGCACGGGCGAATGGTTCGCCGTTGACCACGAAGGTGTTGTCCCGGACATCATCACCATGGCCAAGGGCATTGCCGGCGGCCTCCCGCTGTCCGCCATCACCGGCCGCGCAGACCTTCTCGACGCCGTTCACCCGGGCGGCCTCGGCGGCACCTACGGTGGCAACCCGGTTGCTTGCGCAGCAGCACTCGCAGCAATCGACACCATGGAACAGCACAACCTCAACGGCCGTGCCCGCCACATCGAAGAGCTCGCCGTGGGCAAGCTCCGCGAGCTGGCCGGCGAAGTTTCCGTGGTTGGCGACATCCGTGGCCGCGGTGCCATGCTGGCCATCGAGCTGGTCCAGTCCGGTTCCAAGGAGCCGAACGCTGAGCTCACCAAGGCCGTTGCTGCCGCTTGCCTCAAGGAAGGCGTCATCATCCTGACCTGTGGCACCTACGGCAACGTGATCCGCCTGCTCCCGCCGCTGGTCATCAGCGACGAACTGCTGATCGACGGCCTTGAGGTCCTCGCCGCAGCCATCAAGGCTCACGCGTAA
- the rarD gene encoding EamA family transporter RarD has translation MRNIAASDGVGDNVSTPEQIAANFPSSNQPTTTAGGGGTGASGGSGKPGGKPVRSESTAGILFGIGAYGLWGLLPLYFFVLMPASAIEIVANRIVWSLLFCALLITITRAWRVFGAAVKDRTVFGPLALAAVLIAINWLTYTFGVTTGHAVETSLGYFINPLVSVLLGVFVLKEKLRPLQWTAVGIGFVAVGVLTFSYGQLPWIALILAFSFGLYGFVKKRVGPKVDALTSLSVETVVLAPFAAITMVVLAVTGVETLTTLGAGHFWLLVASGVITAVPLLFFGASARRLPMTTIGLLQYFAPVLQFIVALAVFNETMTTARWIGFCVVWLALILLTIDMLRTTRKNSVLKKQAQRKATAAA, from the coding sequence TTGCGGAATATTGCGGCTTCGGACGGTGTTGGCGACAATGTGTCGACTCCGGAACAGATAGCTGCCAACTTCCCCTCTTCAAACCAACCCACGACGACGGCGGGCGGCGGCGGTACCGGCGCTTCGGGCGGCTCCGGCAAACCGGGAGGCAAGCCCGTACGGAGCGAGTCGACGGCGGGAATTCTGTTTGGGATCGGGGCTTATGGCCTGTGGGGGCTGCTTCCCCTGTACTTCTTCGTCCTCATGCCCGCCAGTGCGATCGAAATCGTAGCCAACCGGATCGTCTGGTCCCTGCTCTTCTGCGCACTTCTCATCACCATCACGCGGGCCTGGCGGGTCTTTGGCGCTGCGGTCAAGGACCGCACGGTGTTCGGCCCCTTGGCCCTGGCCGCTGTGCTGATTGCCATCAACTGGCTCACCTACACCTTCGGCGTTACCACGGGCCATGCCGTTGAGACGTCCTTGGGGTACTTCATTAACCCGCTGGTCTCCGTTTTGCTCGGAGTTTTTGTCCTCAAGGAAAAACTGCGTCCCCTGCAATGGACTGCTGTTGGCATTGGGTTCGTTGCGGTGGGCGTCCTGACGTTCTCCTACGGGCAACTCCCCTGGATTGCGCTGATCCTCGCGTTCAGCTTTGGCCTCTACGGCTTCGTGAAAAAGCGCGTAGGCCCCAAGGTTGACGCCCTCACAAGCCTCAGCGTCGAAACGGTGGTGTTGGCTCCCTTTGCCGCCATCACCATGGTGGTCCTGGCCGTGACCGGCGTCGAAACTCTGACCACCCTGGGTGCGGGCCACTTCTGGCTGCTGGTGGCATCCGGCGTCATCACGGCTGTTCCGCTGCTGTTCTTCGGCGCATCAGCCCGCCGCTTGCCCATGACCACCATCGGCTTGCTGCAGTACTTCGCACCGGTGCTTCAGTTCATCGTGGCGCTGGCCGTGTTCAACGAGACCATGACCACCGCCCGCTGGATCGGCTTCTGCGTAGTGTGGTTGGCGCTGATACTGCTCACCATCGACATGCTTCGCACCACCAGGAAAAACTCGGTGCTCAAAAAGCAGGCTCAGCGCAAGGCAACGGCCGCCGCGTAG
- a CDS encoding PucR family transcriptional regulator, translating into MAMSLASLVAVPSLKLRQAGLAETTWNQDISWVAVTELEDPQRFLSGGELVLTTGLRLKSAADQRRFVRQAQRAGAVGIGFGIGLTHEAVPEALIAEANRWGLPLVEVPYEIPFIAIGKLVAESHSADHYSNLERLLAGHQILARSLLTGGGLNELLKQLGSMLRTDVVLTQFSAQLYNSVAGKPAPTAEGWASYPIPTGRRDACTLWLRQPFVDSGIVSYAQNLISVELNNMVKQRQAQRAMAGQVLDDVIHGTLESIEAARRLAGVGINSTRKNVVLVAESAAHHKQLISISLPQALEAGVSAVVGKDLVTVISDDGSSATALAKSLSDHLQEAGIHAVIGIGGAYTKPNGLRWSYFEARDAVAHGLPVNEPERLSLTSLLLASEDVPLADMASESLTPLRKFDAAHGAELVATLESYLNHNGSVAAVAEALTLHRNTVRYRLAQITELTGYDPSQTPDRVQLWLALAVQRLGSRNPR; encoded by the coding sequence ATGGCAATGTCCCTCGCTTCGCTCGTCGCTGTCCCCTCCTTGAAACTCCGCCAGGCCGGTTTGGCGGAAACCACCTGGAACCAGGACATCAGCTGGGTTGCCGTGACTGAGCTGGAAGATCCACAGCGCTTCCTCAGCGGCGGAGAATTGGTCCTCACCACCGGACTGCGCCTCAAGAGCGCCGCGGACCAACGGCGCTTCGTCCGCCAAGCCCAGCGCGCCGGCGCCGTGGGGATCGGCTTCGGAATCGGGCTCACCCACGAGGCCGTCCCGGAAGCACTCATCGCCGAAGCCAACCGTTGGGGTTTGCCGCTGGTGGAAGTCCCTTACGAGATCCCCTTCATTGCAATCGGCAAACTCGTGGCCGAATCGCATTCGGCTGACCACTATTCCAATTTGGAGCGGCTCCTGGCCGGGCACCAGATCCTGGCGCGCTCACTCCTCACCGGCGGCGGCTTGAATGAGCTCCTCAAACAACTGGGCAGCATGCTCCGCACCGACGTGGTGCTTACCCAGTTCAGCGCGCAGCTTTATAACAGCGTGGCCGGGAAACCGGCCCCGACGGCGGAGGGCTGGGCTTCGTACCCGATTCCCACCGGCCGCAGGGACGCCTGCACGCTCTGGCTGCGGCAACCCTTTGTTGACTCCGGCATTGTCAGCTACGCCCAAAACCTCATCAGTGTTGAGCTCAACAACATGGTCAAACAACGCCAGGCGCAGCGGGCCATGGCCGGGCAGGTGCTGGACGACGTCATTCACGGCACGCTGGAAAGCATCGAAGCCGCCCGTCGACTGGCAGGGGTTGGCATCAACAGCACCCGGAAGAACGTGGTGCTCGTGGCGGAGTCTGCGGCCCACCACAAACAGCTGATCAGCATTTCCCTCCCCCAGGCGCTGGAAGCCGGCGTCAGCGCCGTCGTCGGGAAGGATCTGGTCACGGTCATCAGCGACGACGGAAGCTCGGCCACGGCTCTGGCCAAGAGCCTGAGCGATCATTTGCAGGAGGCCGGTATCCACGCCGTGATAGGCATCGGCGGCGCCTACACGAAGCCGAACGGACTGCGCTGGAGCTACTTTGAAGCGCGCGACGCCGTGGCGCACGGCTTGCCGGTCAACGAGCCGGAGCGCCTGAGCCTGACTTCCCTGTTGCTCGCCAGCGAGGACGTTCCCCTGGCGGACATGGCAAGCGAGTCGCTGACGCCGCTGCGGAAGTTCGATGCTGCCCACGGCGCCGAGTTGGTGGCCACCTTGGAGAGCTACCTGAACCACAACGGCTCGGTGGCTGCGGTGGCCGAAGCGCTGACCCTGCACAGGAATACGGTGCGCTACCGCCTGGCCCAGATCACTGAGCTAACCGGATACGACCCCTCCCAGACGCCGGACCGTGTACAGCTTTGGCTTGCTTTGGCCGTGCAAAGACTGGGTTCGCGCAACCCCCGCTAG
- a CDS encoding aldehyde dehydrogenase family protein — protein sequence MTVYAQPGAEGSKVTFKDRYENWIGGEWVAPVKGAYFENITPVTGKAFCEVARGTAEDIELALDAAHKVAPSWGKTSATERAAILNKIADRIDENVELLAVAETWDNGKPVRETLNADIPLAADHFRYFASAVRAQEGHLSQLDEDTTAYHFKEPLGVVGQIIPWNFPILMAVWKLAPALAAGNAVVLKPAEQTPTSILVLMELIGDLLPAGVVNVVNGFGVEAGKPLASSSRIRKIAFTGETTTGRLISQYASNNLIPVTLELGGKSPNIFFDDVAEQNDAFYDKAQEGFTLFAFNQGEVCTCPSRALVQEGIYDSFMTDVVARTNKIIQGNPLDTETQIGAQASNDQLEKILSYIDIGKQEGAKLLTGGGRAELSGELAGGYYVQPTIFEGHNRMRIFQEEIFGPVVSVTRFSDYNDAIGIANDTLYGLGAGVWSRNGNVAYRAGREIQAGRVWVNNYHAYPAGAAFGGYKSSGIGRENHAMMLDHYQQTKNLLVSYNENKLGFF from the coding sequence ATGACTGTTTACGCACAGCCGGGTGCCGAGGGTTCGAAGGTTACTTTCAAGGACCGCTACGAAAACTGGATCGGCGGCGAATGGGTTGCCCCGGTCAAGGGTGCCTACTTTGAGAACATCACCCCCGTCACGGGCAAGGCCTTCTGCGAGGTAGCCCGCGGCACCGCTGAGGACATTGAGCTGGCGCTTGACGCCGCACACAAGGTTGCACCCTCCTGGGGCAAGACCTCCGCCACGGAGCGCGCGGCCATTCTGAACAAGATCGCGGACCGCATTGATGAAAATGTTGAACTCCTTGCAGTTGCTGAGACCTGGGACAACGGCAAGCCCGTCCGCGAAACCCTCAACGCCGATATCCCGTTGGCGGCGGACCACTTCCGCTATTTCGCATCCGCCGTCCGCGCGCAGGAAGGCCACCTCTCCCAGCTGGATGAGGACACTACCGCCTACCACTTCAAGGAGCCGCTGGGCGTTGTTGGCCAGATCATCCCGTGGAACTTCCCCATCCTCATGGCAGTGTGGAAGCTGGCTCCGGCGCTCGCGGCCGGCAATGCCGTAGTCCTCAAACCGGCTGAGCAGACGCCCACCTCCATCCTGGTCCTCATGGAACTGATCGGTGACCTTCTCCCGGCCGGTGTAGTGAACGTGGTCAATGGCTTTGGTGTGGAGGCGGGCAAGCCGCTGGCGTCCAGCTCCCGGATCCGCAAAATCGCTTTCACGGGTGAAACCACCACTGGCCGTTTGATCAGCCAGTACGCGTCGAACAACCTCATTCCCGTCACACTTGAACTGGGCGGCAAGAGCCCCAACATCTTCTTTGACGATGTTGCGGAGCAGAACGATGCTTTCTACGACAAAGCACAGGAAGGCTTCACGCTTTTCGCCTTCAACCAAGGCGAAGTCTGCACCTGCCCGTCCCGTGCTCTGGTCCAAGAGGGCATTTACGACTCCTTCATGACGGACGTTGTGGCCCGGACCAACAAGATCATCCAGGGCAATCCGCTGGATACCGAGACCCAGATAGGCGCCCAGGCCTCGAATGACCAGCTGGAAAAGATCCTGTCCTACATTGACATCGGAAAGCAGGAAGGCGCCAAGCTGCTCACCGGCGGTGGCCGGGCAGAACTCTCCGGTGAATTGGCTGGCGGCTACTACGTTCAGCCCACCATTTTTGAAGGCCACAACCGGATGCGGATCTTCCAGGAGGAGATCTTTGGCCCGGTGGTCTCCGTCACCAGGTTCAGCGACTACAACGACGCAATCGGCATCGCCAACGACACCCTTTATGGGCTGGGTGCCGGCGTATGGTCGCGCAACGGAAATGTGGCCTACCGCGCCGGCCGGGAAATCCAGGCAGGCCGCGTGTGGGTCAACAACTACCACGCCTACCCGGCAGGGGCCGCCTTCGGTGGCTACAAGTCCTCAGGTATTGGCCGTGAGAACCACGCCATGATGCTGGACCACTACCAGCAGACCAAGAACCTCCTGGTCAGCTACAACGAGAACAAGCTCGGCTTCTTCTAG
- a CDS encoding GAF domain-containing protein produces MRNPVHPPVPGSDAAALLQKRALTGHERMDSLRLGVPEDIIGLRRLVRESWQRSASLQANPDVAEAPLAMDRDELEEYRRQHPLATIMPVIKKLLVQPSHDSGLLVAVGDDVGRLLWVDGDPVMQRRAEGMMFVAGADWSEASVGTSAPGTALALDRSIQISGAEHFKRSVHPWSCTAVPFHDPDSGAVLGVVDITGTETAVAAHTLSLVEATVAAAQAQLRIERLTLAAAVRDKPRRRSGAATSGQALYRNSLQLLGRDQALLSIDGRTVSLSARHSEILAILSSHPAGLSAEDLCNQLYPGDGSAVTLRAEMVRLRKVIQELSPDAVPGSRPYRLPVELLPDSGQVLSCLQRGAHRIALEIYKGGLLPRSEAPGVVQLRERVSHLLREALLSDGSVDSLLKYAELPEAKYDVDLRLAVLKLLPPRSPKRAAVVADLERIETELKA; encoded by the coding sequence ATGAGGAATCCAGTCCATCCACCCGTTCCTGGCAGCGATGCCGCGGCGTTGTTGCAGAAGCGTGCCCTCACCGGCCATGAACGCATGGATTCTTTGCGTCTTGGGGTGCCTGAGGACATCATCGGGTTGCGCCGCTTGGTCCGTGAGTCCTGGCAGCGTTCGGCGAGCCTGCAGGCAAACCCTGATGTTGCCGAAGCGCCTCTTGCCATGGACCGAGATGAGCTGGAGGAGTACCGCCGGCAGCATCCCTTGGCCACCATCATGCCTGTGATCAAGAAGCTCCTGGTTCAACCCAGCCATGACAGTGGGCTCCTGGTGGCAGTGGGGGACGACGTTGGCCGGCTCCTTTGGGTTGATGGCGATCCCGTGATGCAGCGCCGCGCGGAGGGCATGATGTTCGTGGCCGGCGCTGACTGGTCTGAAGCCTCGGTGGGCACCAGCGCTCCGGGGACTGCGTTGGCTTTGGACCGTAGCATCCAGATTTCCGGTGCGGAGCATTTCAAACGTTCCGTCCATCCGTGGAGTTGCACGGCGGTTCCCTTCCATGACCCCGATTCCGGCGCGGTTCTGGGGGTTGTGGATATCACCGGGACGGAAACAGCGGTTGCCGCACACACCCTTTCCTTGGTGGAGGCTACGGTTGCTGCAGCTCAGGCGCAGCTGCGTATTGAACGGCTCACGCTTGCTGCCGCGGTCAGGGATAAGCCTCGACGCCGGAGCGGGGCGGCCACGTCCGGGCAGGCCCTGTACCGGAACAGCCTGCAGCTGTTGGGCCGCGACCAGGCATTGCTCAGCATCGATGGGCGGACGGTTTCGCTCTCTGCCCGCCACAGCGAAATCCTGGCCATCCTCAGCAGCCACCCCGCCGGGCTCAGCGCTGAAGACCTCTGCAACCAGCTGTATCCCGGTGATGGCTCTGCCGTGACACTTCGGGCCGAAATGGTGCGCCTGCGCAAAGTGATCCAGGAACTCAGCCCGGATGCGGTCCCCGGGTCCCGTCCTTATCGTCTGCCGGTTGAACTCCTTCCGGATTCCGGCCAGGTCCTGAGTTGCCTTCAGCGCGGTGCCCACCGCATAGCCCTGGAAATCTACAAAGGTGGGCTGTTGCCCCGATCGGAGGCTCCCGGCGTCGTGCAGTTGCGTGAAAGGGTCTCGCATCTGCTGCGTGAGGCGCTGCTTAGCGACGGCAGCGTTGATTCGCTCCTGAAGTACGCTGAGCTGCCCGAGGCGAAGTACGACGTCGACCTCCGCCTTGCGGTGTTGAAGCTGCTGCCGCCGCGCTCGCCCAAGCGCGCCGCCGTCGTCGCGGATCTCGAGCGGATCGAAACGGAGCTCAAAGCGTGA
- a CDS encoding gamma-aminobutyraldehyde dehydrogenase: protein MVQTLQNFINGEFVTPAGTGLLDIVNPATGEIVAKSPISVQADVDAAMTAANQAFKSWKKATPGQRQLMLLKLADAVEANSDELVEAQHRNTGQVRSLIASEEVAAGADQLRFFAGAARIMEGKSAGEYFEGHTSYVRREPIGVVAQVAPWNYPFLMAIWKIGPALAAGNTIVLKPSDTTPESTLVLARLAGEIFPAGVLNVVLGTGETGAMMVDHKVPGLVSITGSVRAGIAVASGAAKGLKRAHLELGGKAPAIVFKDADIKKSAAAIAEFAFFNAGQDCTAITRVLVEDSVHDDVVAAMVEHTKTLHTGSQNDEDNYFGPLNNVNHFNAVTSVVENLPANCKIETGGHRAGEKGFFFEPTIISGAKQTDDIVQKETFGPVITVQKFSTEEEALELANDVEYALASSVWTTDHGTAMRMSRDLDFGAVWINTHILLTAEMPHGGFKQSGYGKDLSMYGVEDYTRIKHVMSALDA, encoded by the coding sequence GTGGTTCAAACCTTGCAGAACTTCATCAACGGCGAATTCGTTACGCCGGCAGGTACGGGTCTTCTGGACATCGTGAACCCCGCCACCGGGGAAATCGTTGCCAAGTCGCCCATTTCGGTGCAGGCCGACGTAGACGCTGCCATGACCGCGGCCAACCAGGCCTTCAAGTCCTGGAAGAAGGCCACCCCCGGCCAGCGCCAGCTGATGCTCCTCAAGCTCGCCGACGCCGTAGAGGCCAACAGCGATGAACTCGTCGAAGCCCAGCACCGCAACACCGGACAGGTCCGTTCCCTGATCGCTTCAGAGGAAGTTGCTGCAGGCGCGGACCAGCTTCGCTTCTTCGCCGGTGCAGCACGCATCATGGAAGGCAAGTCCGCAGGGGAGTACTTTGAGGGCCACACCTCCTACGTTCGCCGCGAACCGATCGGCGTTGTAGCCCAGGTTGCTCCGTGGAACTACCCGTTCCTCATGGCCATCTGGAAGATCGGCCCTGCCCTGGCAGCAGGCAACACCATCGTCCTGAAGCCCTCGGACACCACCCCGGAATCCACGCTGGTCCTGGCACGCCTCGCCGGTGAGATCTTCCCGGCCGGCGTCCTCAACGTTGTCCTCGGCACCGGCGAAACCGGCGCCATGATGGTTGACCACAAGGTTCCCGGACTCGTTTCCATCACTGGTTCCGTCCGCGCCGGCATCGCCGTTGCCAGCGGCGCAGCCAAGGGTCTCAAGCGTGCCCACCTGGAGCTTGGCGGCAAGGCACCGGCAATCGTCTTCAAGGACGCCGACATCAAGAAGAGCGCCGCGGCGATCGCCGAGTTCGCCTTCTTCAACGCTGGCCAGGACTGCACGGCCATCACCCGCGTGCTGGTGGAAGACTCCGTTCACGACGACGTCGTGGCGGCAATGGTGGAACACACCAAGACCCTGCACACCGGTTCGCAGAACGACGAAGACAACTACTTCGGCCCGTTGAACAACGTGAACCACTTCAACGCCGTGACCTCCGTGGTGGAAAACCTGCCGGCCAACTGCAAGATCGAAACCGGTGGCCACCGCGCAGGAGAGAAGGGCTTCTTCTTCGAGCCCACCATCATCTCCGGCGCCAAGCAGACCGATGACATCGTGCAGAAGGAAACCTTCGGCCCCGTCATCACCGTCCAGAAGTTCAGCACTGAAGAAGAAGCGCTCGAACTCGCCAACGACGTCGAGTACGCCTTGGCGTCCAGCGTCTGGACCACCGACCACGGCACGGCCATGCGCATGAGCCGCGACCTTGACTTCGGTGCCGTCTGGATCAACACCCACATCCTCCTGACGGCAGAGATGCCGCACGGCGGGTTCAAGCAGTCCGGCTACGGCAAGGACCTCTCCATGTACGGCGTTGAGGATTACACGCGCATCAAGCACGTGATGTCCGCACTTGATGCATAA